The sequence CGCTCAATGTCTTGGATGCGGTCACCAATTGAAATATAGGCCAATATATTGCCAATATCCCCAAACTCGATCTGAATATCGTATTCGTCTCGTAGGAGGTCATAAACCTCGATACCTGTTAACCCAATCCCCTGAGTGTACACTGACAGCTTGGTCACGTCAAAATCACAGACTGACACACCGTCTATCAATTCTTTTGAGTAGGCATAGTAACCACCGATAGCATTGATTTCACGACGAGCGTACTCGGAGAGCTCAATGACTTTTTCAAAAGACTCTTTACCACGAAGAGCTAAGTTTCGTCGAGAAATATCCAAACTAGACATAAGTAGGTAAGAGGCAGATGTTGATTGGGTCAGGTTGATGATCTGACGAACGTACTCAGGATTCATCTGCTCCCCAAGAAGTAAAATGGAGCTCTGAGTCAAACTCCCACCAGACTTATGCATAGAGACCGCCGCAATATCAGCTCCAGCATCCATAGCTGACAATGGCAATTTGTCTGTAAAATGCAAATGCGCTCCATGGGCTTCATCCACTAAAACCAGCATGCCCGCTTCATGGGCCATTTCCGTTAAACCCTTGAGGTCCGAACAAATTCCATAGTAAGTAGGATTGTTGATTAGGATAGCTTTAGCATCTGGATGTTCCTTAATGGCCTGGGCCACCCGTTCATTTTCAAGACCTAAAGCAATGCCAATTTTAGGATCTACACTCATCTCGATATAGATGGGAATGGCACCACATAGAACCAGCGCATTGATAGCAGATTTGTGGACATTTCGTGGCAGAATAATCTTATCTCCTGCCTTACAGGTCGAAAGAATCATGGTCTGAACTGATGAGGTTGTTCCCCCAATCATGAGAAAGGCGTGGGCTGCTCCAAAAGCATCTGCTGCCAACTCCTCTGCATCCCGAATAATCGAAATGGGATGGCCTAGATTATCCAAGGGTTTCATCGAATTGACATCAATACCAACACATTTTTCCCCTAACAGTTCGACAAGTTCTGGATTTCCTCGTCCACGCTTGTGACCTGGCACATCAAAGGGAACAATCCTTTTCTTGCGTAGCTTGACCAAGGCCTCGTAAATTGGGGCTTGGTTTTGATCTAACTTCTTCAAGACATACTCCTTTACCATATTTTTAGCACCTCAAGAAGATAAAGGTGACTAAAGGTTGACTAAGGTTGACTTATGAAAAAAGAGCAGGTTTTCACCTGCTCTGCAATCTTCTGACGTGTTTATTTTGGTTTCTGTTGAGTATGTCTGTTCCCGATGTTTCCTAACTCTCTAGTAGCAAATATTACGTACTTTATTGATCGTTTCACAAGATGACGTGTGCTTTCACCACACTAAAATTTATGAATTAGGACAAGCGTCCTAACATCAACTTATAAAAGTAGGCTTTTAACCCTATCAATAATGTGGCTTTTCAACCACGCTTCGGCATTCAACCCTGCCTGTCCGTAGGCATTTTTTACTCGGGTTTATATTTGCTAGAAAACATCTTCTCATTTTCTAAGCCTTATAACTATATCATGTTTATAAGAGCTTGTAAAGGATTTTGTGAAACTTTTTTAAAGAATTTCTTTTTTTGTTCGTGAAATATTATTCAATGACAAAAAGAAATCGCTTTAAAACGTCAAAGAAGTAAGAAAAAAGAAACTACAATCATTAGATATTTTAATAATCTTAAAGTATGACTTGATATTGAAAATCAATTCTTTTCATCAGATTTTATACATATTTCCAGCTAGGAAGTGTGAATCAACTGCTCCAATTCTACTTTTGAAAGCTGTCCTTGTTTGTAAAGTTTTCTAAGTAAGTCCTCATCTACGGTAATTGAATAATAGTACTCTACAAACTCATGAAATTTCTCAAAACTGTCAAAGAAATAGGATAATAACCATTCGCCACCGTCCTGATCTTGGTAGGTATTTTGATGCTCTTGTCCGTCATACCAGATAAAGAAGGTTGTTTCATCTTTTTGCTCTTCTGAGTAAAGGTTTTGATACTTTTCATCCAGTCCTTTATAAAATCCGTCTATGATATCTTGATTCCACTCATCCGCAGCAAATTGACTCAAACTGCTTTCATGATCAAAGCCCTTTATAAAAATCATTTTATCAGTAAAGATCACATCTAGAGAATCGCCAGAACCGTTGTCGATAAGGTAACGGACCCCATAGCACTCCTCAGTCTTACTGATCAATCGAAGCCAGGGCTTGTTTGGATCTGTTCGATACTCAACAATGACAAGCAAGGCATCTAAACGCGTCTTTGCATTTTCCCATTCAATTTTTTCCATCTCTTTAATCCTCCATCTTAAAGCTTAAAATCTATTATGCTTACAAATTCTATAACCAATTTCTATCTATTCCGCCCAACTATACTGTGGAATATTTCCTTCACCAGACAAGTCATCAGGTGTACAATTTTCTAGATGTGCATTCATCACGCACCTGACTAACAGTTGGTAAAAGTAGTTAACAAATAGTCACTAAGACATTTCCTTTGAGTGTTAAGATTTTCTTATAAAAGTTTTTCATTTTTACAAAACAGGTTCGAATATCATCCTTGATTTCTTCCTCTTCATCAAGATAATCCCAAATATCGGGATACAAATCTGCCTTCTTGCATGCTTCCATGCTAAAGTCTGCCAGAGCCCTATCCATGTCAAAATTCTCTAAAGCTTGAACAATCTCAGCTATCTTTGAGTGTTCAGTATAGGCTGCATACTCTGATACATTTTCTAAAGGAGTTTACTCCCAAGACAGCTTCTCTCAAGGGGTCGTCATCCATAAATTCTGAACTACTAAAACCTGTCATAACAAAGAGT comes from Streptococcus oralis and encodes:
- a CDS encoding aminotransferase class I/II-fold pyridoxal phosphate-dependent enzyme; the protein is MKKLDQNQAPIYEALVKLRKKRIVPFDVPGHKRGRGNPELVELLGEKCVGIDVNSMKPLDNLGHPISIIRDAEELAADAFGAAHAFLMIGGTTSSVQTMILSTCKAGDKIILPRNVHKSAINALVLCGAIPIYIEMSVDPKIGIALGLENERVAQAIKEHPDAKAILINNPTYYGICSDLKGLTEMAHEAGMLVLVDEAHGAHLHFTDKLPLSAMDAGADIAAVSMHKSGGSLTQSSILLLGEQMNPEYVRQIINLTQSTSASYLLMSSLDISRRNLALRGKESFEKVIELSEYARREINAIGGYYAYSKELIDGVSVCDFDVTKLSVYTQGIGLTGIEVYDLLRDEYDIQIEFGDIGNILAYISIGDRIQDIERLVGALADIKRLYSRDGKDLIAGEYIQPELVLSPQEAFYSERRSLTLDESVGQVCGEFVMCYPPGIPILAPGERITLEIVDYIQFAKERGCSLQGTEDPEVNHINVIKRKEN